A genomic stretch from Deinococcus sp. YIM 134068 includes:
- a CDS encoding site-2 protease family protein: protein MLLSLLTTNPAAFVIVALALVLSLTVHEFAHAWSADKLGDSTPRRFGRVTLNPIKHLDPFGTLLLLIAGFGFAKPVPINPRNLGRWGTLWVSAAGPISNILIALIAALLLRFLPSNPVVVTVLLYVLSINIVLAVFNLIPIPLLDGSRIIGALVPSLGRSLAQFEAQPFSFVIVMLFIFIAQGPIGNIIGSVQRWVLGIVGLF, encoded by the coding sequence ATGCTCCTGAGCCTCCTGACCACGAATCCCGCCGCGTTCGTCATCGTCGCGCTGGCGCTCGTGCTGTCCCTCACTGTCCACGAGTTCGCGCACGCCTGGTCCGCCGACAAACTGGGCGACTCCACCCCCCGGCGCTTCGGGCGCGTGACGCTCAACCCCATCAAACACCTCGACCCCTTCGGCACGCTGCTGCTCCTGATCGCGGGCTTCGGGTTCGCCAAGCCGGTGCCCATCAACCCGCGCAACCTGGGAAGGTGGGGCACGCTCTGGGTCTCGGCGGCGGGGCCGATCAGCAATATCCTGATTGCCCTGATCGCCGCGCTGCTCCTGCGCTTCCTGCCGTCCAATCCGGTCGTCGTCACGGTGCTGCTGTACGTGCTGAGCATCAACATCGTGTTGGCCGTCTTCAACCTCATCCCCATCCCGCTGCTGGACGGAAGCCGCATCATCGGGGCGCTCGTGCCGTCGCTGGGTCGCAGCCTCGCCCAGTTCGAGGCGCAGCCCTTCAGCTTCGTCATCGTGATGCTGTTTATCTTCATCGCGCAGGGGCCGATTGGGAACATCATCGGGAGCGTGCAGCGGTGGGTCCTCGGTATCGTCGGGCTGTTCTGA
- the hslO gene encoding Hsp33 family molecular chaperone HslO gives MTLNTHPQSFLLRGTAAGGTLRFVGIDATAIVEEARTRHHLSKTATAALGRTLAASALLAVVLGKKPDSRVTVRVQGGGSVGWIVAEGSADGRVRGYVREPGADLPLRASDGKLDVSGIVGTEGELAVTRLLDNGEPYTGSVELVSGEIAEDVSTYLGVSEQIPNAVLLGVYEEGGRVARAGGLLVQAMPGVKDETLARLEANVRALGQITDHLRRGSLLETMQTVAEGLDLTLAAEAQSARFQCRCSREKALDSLKFFAPGERQEMIEEGGQEIVCHWCGEHYQMTPAEIATLDAAQERARA, from the coding sequence ATGACTTTGAACACCCATCCCCAGTCTTTCCTGCTGCGCGGCACGGCGGCGGGCGGGACGCTGCGGTTTGTCGGCATCGACGCGACGGCCATCGTGGAGGAGGCCCGAACGCGCCACCACCTGAGCAAGACGGCGACCGCCGCGCTGGGGCGCACGCTGGCGGCCTCGGCGCTGCTGGCCGTGGTGCTGGGCAAGAAGCCCGACAGCCGCGTGACCGTGCGCGTGCAGGGGGGCGGAAGTGTGGGCTGGATCGTGGCCGAGGGCAGCGCCGACGGGCGGGTGCGCGGCTACGTGCGCGAGCCGGGGGCCGACCTGCCCCTGCGGGCGAGCGACGGCAAGCTCGACGTGAGCGGCATCGTGGGCACCGAGGGAGAGCTGGCCGTGACCCGCCTCCTCGACAACGGCGAGCCGTACACGGGCAGCGTGGAACTCGTGAGCGGTGAGATCGCCGAGGACGTGAGTACCTACCTGGGCGTCTCCGAGCAGATTCCCAACGCCGTGCTGCTGGGCGTGTACGAGGAGGGGGGTCGGGTGGCGCGCGCGGGCGGACTGCTCGTTCAGGCGATGCCGGGCGTGAAGGACGAGACGCTCGCGCGGCTGGAGGCGAACGTCCGGGCGCTGGGGCAGATCACCGACCACCTGCGCCGGGGCAGCCTGCTGGAGACGATGCAGACCGTGGCGGAGGGGCTGGACCTCACGCTGGCCGCCGAGGCGCAGTCTGCCCGCTTCCAGTGCCGCTGCTCGCGCGAGAAGGCGCTCGACAGCCTGAAGTTCTTCGCGCCCGGCGAGCGGCAGGAGATGATCGAGGAGGGCGGGCAGGAGATCGTCTGCCACTGGTGCGGCGAGCACTATCAGATGACGCCCGCCGAGATCGCCACGCTGGACGCGGCGCAGGAGCGGGCGCGGGCGTAG
- the guaB gene encoding IMP dehydrogenase: MTRPTPEATPPAASGQPGSPDARYAYKFGQEGITFDDVLLQPRHSTVLPHEVSVETQLTRRVRLNIPFVSAAMDTVTETAMAVAMAREGGLGILHKNMGVDAQAEMVRKVKRSESGMIVDPITLPPTATVGDAERLMGEYKISGVPITDPTGRLLGIITNRDMRFVGDLGTPITDVMTRENLVTVPVGTTLEEAQEIFKRHRIEKLLVTDAEGFLKGLITIKDLTKRVKYPRAAKDALGRLRVGAAIGVGADLMDRAGALVAAGADVLVLDSAHGHSQGILNALSRVKENFDVDVIAGNIATRAGARDLIFAGADAIKCGIGPGSICTTRIVTGVGVPQITAIFEASAAALEAGIPVIADGGIKQTGDVPKAIAAGASAVMMGSMLAGTDEAPGEVVLRDGRRYKSYRGMGSLGAMDQGSSDRYFQSGSRKFVPEGIEGIIAYRGTAGEVLYQFVGGLRSSMGYCGAPDLDALRDTAQFVRITGASLVESHPHGVTITKESPNYGGK; the protein is encoded by the coding sequence ATGACGCGCCCGACCCCCGAGGCTACCCCCCCCGCCGCCAGCGGCCAGCCCGGCTCGCCGGACGCCCGGTACGCCTACAAGTTCGGCCAGGAGGGCATTACCTTCGACGACGTGTTGCTGCAACCCCGGCACTCGACGGTCCTGCCGCACGAGGTCAGCGTGGAGACGCAGCTCACGCGGCGGGTGCGGCTGAACATCCCCTTCGTGTCGGCGGCGATGGACACCGTGACCGAGACGGCGATGGCGGTGGCGATGGCGCGCGAGGGCGGCCTCGGCATCCTCCACAAGAACATGGGCGTGGACGCGCAGGCCGAGATGGTCCGCAAGGTCAAACGGTCCGAGAGCGGCATGATCGTGGACCCCATCACCCTGCCCCCGACCGCCACGGTGGGCGACGCCGAGCGCCTGATGGGCGAGTACAAGATCAGCGGCGTGCCCATCACCGACCCCACCGGGCGGCTCCTCGGCATTATCACCAACCGCGACATGCGCTTCGTGGGGGACCTGGGCACGCCCATCACCGACGTGATGACCCGCGAGAACCTCGTCACCGTGCCGGTCGGCACCACGCTGGAGGAGGCGCAGGAGATTTTCAAGCGCCACCGCATCGAGAAGCTGCTCGTCACAGATGCGGAGGGGTTCCTCAAGGGACTGATCACCATCAAGGACCTCACCAAGCGGGTGAAGTACCCGCGCGCGGCGAAGGATGCGCTGGGCCGCCTGCGCGTCGGCGCGGCCATCGGCGTGGGGGCCGACCTGATGGACCGGGCCGGGGCGCTCGTCGCGGCGGGGGCGGACGTGCTGGTGCTCGACAGCGCCCACGGCCATAGCCAGGGCATCCTGAACGCGCTGTCGCGGGTGAAGGAGAACTTCGATGTAGACGTAATAGCTGGGAATATTGCTACAAGAGCTGGAGCGCGTGATCTGATTTTCGCCGGTGCAGACGCAATAAAATGCGGCATCGGTCCAGGTTCGATCTGCACTACACGTATTGTTACGGGCGTCGGCGTTCCCCAGATTACCGCCATCTTCGAGGCGTCCGCCGCCGCGCTGGAGGCGGGCATCCCCGTCATCGCGGACGGCGGCATCAAGCAGACGGGCGACGTGCCGAAGGCGATTGCCGCCGGGGCGAGCGCCGTCATGATGGGGTCCATGCTCGCGGGCACCGACGAGGCCCCCGGCGAGGTCGTGTTGCGCGATGGTCGCCGCTACAAGAGTTACCGGGGCATGGGCAGCCTGGGCGCGATGGACCAGGGGTCGAGCGACCGCTACTTCCAGAGCGGCAGCCGCAAGTTCGTCCCCGAGGGCATCGAGGGCATCATCGCCTACCGGGGCACGGCGGGCGAGGTGCTCTACCAGTTCGTCGGCGGGCTAAGGAGCAGCATGGGTTACTGTGGCGCTCCCGATCTCGACGCCCTGCGCGATACCGCCCAGTTTGTCCGCATCACGGGCGCGAGCCTCGTGGAGAGCCACCCCCACGGGGTCACGATTACGAAGGAGTCGCCGAACTACGGGGGGAAGTGA
- the trhA gene encoding PAQR family membrane homeostasis protein TrhA yields MKRLLTAPREPVNALTHWGGALAALVVLGPLLWWADARGMSLWPFLVFGLSMVGLYAASASYHSFRGGERGLRWLRKLDHAGIFLLIAGSYTPVAYYGLDGVWRDAVLWVIWGIAVTGIILKLVTMRLPRWVSTLLYVGMGWISLGLLPQLARNLPAAAILWLAVGGVLYSIGAVIYGTRRWNPRPGFGFHEIWHLFVLGGTGAHVAMMFHLR; encoded by the coding sequence GTGAAGCGTCTCCTCACTGCCCCGCGCGAACCCGTCAACGCCCTCACCCACTGGGGCGGGGCGCTGGCGGCGCTCGTGGTGCTGGGGCCGCTGCTGTGGTGGGCAGATGCGCGGGGAATGAGCCTGTGGCCCTTCCTCGTTTTCGGGCTGAGCATGGTGGGGCTGTACGCGGCGTCGGCGAGCTACCACTCCTTCCGGGGAGGCGAACGCGGGTTGCGGTGGCTGCGGAAACTCGACCACGCGGGCATCTTCCTGCTCATCGCCGGGAGCTACACGCCCGTCGCGTACTACGGCCTGGACGGCGTGTGGCGCGACGCCGTGCTGTGGGTGATCTGGGGCATCGCCGTCACGGGCATCATTCTCAAGCTCGTCACCATGCGGTTGCCGCGCTGGGTCAGCACGCTGCTGTACGTCGGCATGGGCTGGATTTCCCTCGGGTTGTTGCCGCAACTCGCGCGCAATCTGCCCGCCGCCGCGATTCTCTGGCTGGCGGTGGGGGGAGTGCTGTATTCCATCGGGGCCGTCATCTACGGGACGCGGCGCTGGAATCCGCGCCCCGGCTTCGGCTTCCACGAAATCTGGCACCTGTTCGTCCTCGGCGGGACAGGCGCGCATGTGGCGATGATGTTTCACCTGCGCTGA
- a CDS encoding manganese catalase family protein → MFLRIDKLQFDLPLPNEKNPNAAATVQELFGGRFGEMSTLMNYMTQSFNFRGKKELKPYYDLISNIAAEELGHIELVAATINALLAGPDVKSREEPVDPTTTPLDFAVGMRNAQNFIAGGPGAMVQDSRNIPWTGDNVFSSGNLVLDLLHNFFLESGARQQKLRVYEAVSDPVAKALTGYLLVRGGVHQVAYAKALETLTGVEMTKMLPVPKIETAKIPESKRLMDQGIHLKLYRFSPSDYTDMGKIWKGPHPDDGQEVFVTDELPNGGETMDSGHDSAEFSPEYSMDEIMEIAKNLHKKSGLAD, encoded by the coding sequence ATGTTCCTACGCATCGACAAGCTCCAGTTCGACCTGCCCCTTCCCAACGAGAAGAACCCCAACGCCGCCGCCACCGTGCAGGAGCTGTTCGGCGGGCGCTTCGGGGAGATGTCCACCCTGATGAACTACATGACTCAATCCTTCAACTTCCGGGGGAAGAAGGAACTCAAGCCGTACTACGACCTGATTTCCAACATCGCCGCCGAGGAGCTGGGCCACATCGAACTCGTCGCCGCGACGATCAACGCGCTGCTCGCCGGGCCGGACGTGAAGAGCCGCGAGGAACCCGTCGACCCGACGACCACGCCGCTCGACTTCGCGGTGGGGATGCGGAACGCCCAGAACTTCATCGCGGGCGGCCCCGGCGCGATGGTGCAGGACTCCCGCAACATCCCCTGGACGGGCGACAACGTGTTCTCCAGCGGCAACCTCGTCCTCGACCTGCTGCACAACTTCTTTCTGGAGAGCGGCGCGCGGCAGCAGAAACTCCGCGTCTACGAGGCGGTGTCCGACCCGGTGGCGAAGGCGCTGACGGGCTACCTCCTCGTGCGCGGCGGCGTCCACCAGGTCGCCTACGCGAAGGCGCTGGAGACGCTGACCGGCGTGGAGATGACCAAGATGCTCCCGGTGCCCAAGATCGAGACGGCCAAGATTCCCGAATCCAAGCGGCTGATGGATCAGGGCATCCACCTCAAGCTCTACCGCTTCAGCCCCTCGGACTACACCGACATGGGCAAAATCTGGAAGGGACCGCACCCCGACGACGGGCAGGAAGTGTTCGTGACCGACGAACTGCCGAACGGCGGCGAGACGATGGACAGCGGGCACGACTCGGCGGAGTTCTCACCCGAGTACAGCATGGACGAGATCATGGAGATTGCGAAGAACCTGCACAAGAAGTCAGGACTGGCGGACTGA
- a CDS encoding CCA tRNA nucleotidyltransferase produces the protein MIGSVGELAARTWAHLQPQDRVWLADLARRAGAGARVALVGGAVRDALLGGTPLDLDVVVEGADAGNLTAGTGLPAVVHPAFGNATLILPDGRHADLVRARRESYPVPGENPVPEPGTLTDDLRRRDFGLNALALVIGPEGGVTLLDEVGGLDDLRARVLRPLHPASFHEDASRLVRGARLAGRLGLEAHPELLRQVQGALAMAERTPRLHAELRLLLGEPRPGRAARVLEEWGAGALLPGGALERLEALDARQEAGQTVPAQAYAAALLSSAPDPDALAARLGLGEKPGSLLARALGDAPAAPTSPEGILRALLRPDAYPVLTGRDVLALGVPPGPAVGAALAHLAALRRAGRVRSLEEERAALSAYLSGHP, from the coding sequence GTGATCGGGTCAGTGGGTGAGCTGGCGGCCCGTACCTGGGCGCACCTCCAACCACAGGACCGGGTGTGGCTCGCGGACCTCGCGCGGCGGGCGGGGGCAGGGGCGCGGGTCGCCCTCGTCGGCGGGGCGGTGCGCGACGCGCTGCTCGGCGGCACCCCCCTCGACCTCGACGTGGTGGTGGAGGGCGCGGACGCCGGGAATCTCACGGCGGGGACGGGCCTGCCAGCGGTCGTCCACCCGGCGTTCGGGAATGCGACGCTGATCCTGCCGGACGGACGGCACGCCGACCTCGTGCGGGCGCGGCGGGAGAGCTACCCGGTGCCCGGCGAGAATCCAGTCCCCGAACCCGGCACCCTGACGGACGATCTGCGGCGGCGCGACTTTGGCCTGAATGCGCTGGCACTCGTCATCGGCCCGGAAGGGGGCGTGACCCTCCTCGACGAGGTGGGCGGGCTGGACGATCTGCGTGCACGGGTGCTGCGGCCCCTTCACCCCGCCTCCTTCCACGAGGACGCCAGCCGACTCGTCCGGGGGGCACGACTCGCCGGGCGGCTGGGGCTGGAGGCCCACCCGGAGTTGCTGCGGCAGGTGCAAGGCGCGCTGGCGATGGCGGAACGAACGCCGCGCCTCCACGCCGAGTTGCGCCTGTTGCTCGGCGAGCCGAGGCCGGGCCGGGCCGCCCGCGTGTTGGAGGAGTGGGGGGCGGGGGCGCTCCTGCCCGGTGGGGCACTCGAACGGCTGGAGGCGCTGGACGCACGGCAGGAGGCAGGTCAAACTGTGCCCGCTCAGGCCTACGCGGCGGCCCTCCTCTCCTCCGCGCCCGACCCGGACGCCCTCGCCGCCCGGCTGGGATTGGGGGAGAAACCCGGCTCCCTCCTCGCCCGCGCGCTGGGGGACGCACCCGCCGCACCCACCTCACCGGAAGGTATTCTCCGCGCCCTGCTGCGCCCGGACGCCTATCCGGTCCTCACCGGGCGGGACGTGCTGGCCCTCGGAGTTCCACCTGGTCCGGCGGTCGGGGCGGCCCTCGCGCACCTCGCCGCGTTGCGCCGGGCCGGGCGGGTCCGCTCGCTGGAAGAGGAGCGCGCCGCCCTGAGCGCCTACCTGAGCGGACACCCTTGA
- a CDS encoding S1C family serine protease has translation MKRPLLAATLVLVGLGLGATLLRDQVPVSGAQTQTQTQSGTQTTGTSAGGQAVNEAAARLQNERNTIDIVGRYEPGLVYITTEQDVVEQDPMAMMFGGGGQTQVRQGVGSGFFVNAQGDILTNYHVVAGDGGSGAAARIRIRVMDREESVPARVIGLAPQYDLALIRAEGLPANLIRPIPLGNSDALKVGQKAVAMGAPFGLEFSVTEGIVSSTARQIPIGFSGSGSGEGITQKAIQTDAAINPGNSGGPLLDSTGRVIGINTQIYSPAGAASGTGQSAGVGFAIPINAAKNLLPRLQAANGGLVFAPRLGITPGLVVQAQGQAIPVGLSALSSEGKRELSLPENGLVVGEVTANSPAARAGLRGAQDAREFPGGQVALGGDVITRVDGEEVDALEDLQAALIDKQEGDTVSLTVVRAGQTRKVNVTLDDSSFSE, from the coding sequence ATGAAACGACCACTCCTCGCGGCGACGCTCGTGCTGGTGGGCCTGGGGCTGGGAGCAACCCTGCTGCGCGATCAGGTGCCGGTGTCGGGGGCGCAGACGCAAACGCAAACGCAGAGCGGGACGCAGACGACGGGGACGAGCGCGGGCGGGCAGGCCGTGAACGAGGCCGCCGCGCGGCTCCAGAACGAGCGCAACACCATCGACATCGTGGGGCGCTACGAGCCGGGGCTGGTGTACATCACCACCGAGCAGGACGTGGTGGAGCAGGACCCGATGGCGATGATGTTCGGGGGCGGCGGGCAGACGCAGGTGCGGCAGGGCGTCGGCAGCGGCTTTTTCGTGAACGCGCAGGGCGACATCCTGACCAACTACCACGTCGTCGCGGGAGATGGCGGCTCGGGGGCCGCCGCCCGCATCCGCATCCGGGTCATGGACCGCGAGGAGTCGGTCCCGGCGCGCGTGATCGGCCTCGCCCCGCAGTACGACCTCGCGCTCATCCGCGCCGAGGGGCTGCCCGCCAACCTCATCCGGCCCATCCCGCTCGGCAACAGCGACGCGTTGAAGGTCGGGCAGAAGGCGGTGGCGATGGGCGCTCCCTTCGGGCTGGAGTTCAGCGTCACCGAGGGCATCGTGAGCAGCACGGCGCGGCAGATTCCCATCGGCTTTTCCGGCAGCGGCAGCGGCGAGGGCATCACGCAAAAGGCCATCCAGACGGACGCGGCGATCAACCCCGGCAACTCGGGCGGGCCGCTGCTCGACTCCACGGGCCGGGTCATCGGCATCAACACGCAGATTTACTCGCCCGCCGGGGCGGCCTCGGGCACCGGGCAGAGCGCGGGCGTGGGCTTCGCCATTCCCATCAACGCGGCGAAGAACCTCCTGCCCCGGCTTCAGGCAGCGAACGGCGGCCTGGTCTTCGCCCCCCGGCTGGGCATCACGCCGGGCCTCGTCGTGCAGGCGCAGGGGCAGGCCATCCCCGTGGGCCTGAGCGCGCTCTCCAGCGAGGGCAAGCGCGAACTCAGCCTGCCGGAGAATGGGCTGGTGGTCGGCGAGGTGACGGCGAACTCCCCCGCCGCCCGCGCCGGATTGCGAGGTGCCCAGGACGCGCGGGAGTTCCCCGGCGGGCAGGTCGCCCTCGGCGGCGACGTGATCACGAGGGTGGACGGGGAAGAGGTGGACGCGCTCGAAGACCTCCAGGCGGCCCTGATCGACAAGCAGGAGGGCGACACCGTGAGCCTGACGGTCGTGCGCGCGGGGCAGACGCGCAAGGTGAACGTGACGCTCGATGACAGTTCCTTCAGTGAGTGA